In Erinaceus europaeus chromosome 10, mEriEur2.1, whole genome shotgun sequence, one DNA window encodes the following:
- the RALGDS gene encoding ral guanine nucleotide dissociation stimulator isoform X1, translated as MVQRMWAEAAGPAGGAEPLFVGSRRSRSVWDAVRLEVGSPDSCPVVLHSFTQFDPDLQRLESSTQEISEELVNGVIYSISLRKVQVHHGANKGQRWLGCENESGLSLYETCKVRTVKAGTLEKLVEHLVPAFQGSDLSYVTIFLCTYRTFTTTQQVLDLLFKRYGRCDALTASSRYGCILPYSSEDGGPQDQLKNAISSILGTWLDQYSEDFCQPPDFPCLKQLVAYVQLNMPGSDLERRAHLLLAQLEHAELTEAEPEVLKPAPEAEPVPEPALVPCSTEDPELEPASIPEPEPTLPPAVTPNTAPELESALASILTPILTLEPESILPPAPELESTLVSALELDSTPAPISASELEPALSQTLELEPTPTPEPPWPSPVTAENGLTEEKLHLLSFPPDLVAEQFTLMDAELFKKVVPYHCLGSIWSQRDKKGKEHLAPTVRATVTQFNSVANCVITTCLGDRSVTARDRARVVEHWIEVARECRVLKNFSSLYAILSALQSNSIHRLKKTWEEVSRDSFRIFQKLSEIFSDENNYSLSRELLIKEGTSKFATLEMNPKRAQKRPKETGVIQGTIPYLGTFLTDLVMLDTAMKDYLYGRLINFEKRRKEFEVIAQIKLLQSACNNYSIAPEEHFVAWFRAMERLSETKSYNLSCELEPPSESASNTLKVKKNTAIVKRWSDRQAPSTELSTSGSSHSKSCDQLRCGPYLSSGDIADALSVHSAGSSSSDVEEINMSFVPESPDAQEKKFWESTSQSSPETSGISSASSSTSSSSASTTPVASTRTHKRSVSGVCNYSSSLPLYNQQVGDCCIIRVSLDVDNGNMYKSILVTSQDKAPTVIRKAMDKHNLDEDEPEDYELVQIISEDRKLKIPDNANVFYAMNSAANYDFVLRKRTAFTKGAKVRHGASSTLPRMKQKGLKIAKGIF; from the exons ATGGTGCAGCGCATGTGGGCCGAGGCGGCCGGGCCTGCGGGCGGCGCCGAGCCTCTGTTTGTGGGCTCCCGGCGGAGCCGCAGCGTATGGGACGCCGTGCGCCTGGAGGTGGGCAGCCCCGACAGCTGCCCGGTGGTGCtgcacagcttcacacagtttGATCCAGACCTGCAGCGCCTGGAG AGCTCCACACAGGAGATCAGCGAGGAGTTGGTCAACGGGGTGATCTACTCCATCTCTCTGCGGAAGGTGCAGGTGCACCATGGCGCCAACAAAGGCCAACGCTGGCTTGGG TGTGAGAACGAGTCTGGCCTGAGCCTGTATGAGACCTGCAAGGTGCGCACCGTGAAGGCGGGCACCCTGGAGAagctggtggagcacctggtgcCCGCCTTCCAGGGCAGTGACCTCTCCTATGTCACCATCTTCCTGTGCACCTACCGGACCTTCACCACCACTCAACAAGTCCTGGACCTCCTGTTCAAGAG GTATGGTAGATGTGACGCCCTCACGGCCTCCTCTAGATACGGATGCATCCTGCCTTACTCCAGCGAGGATGGTGGCCCTCAGGACCAACTGAAGAA tGCCATCTCTTCCATCCTGGGCACCTGGCTGGACCAGTACTCGGAGGACTTCTGTCAGCCCCCAGACTTTCCCTGCCTCAAGCAGCTGGTGGCCTATGTGCAGCTCAACATGCCCGGCTCTGACCTGGAGCGCCGTGCCCACCTTCTCCTGGCCCAGTTGGAACACGCAGAGCTTACTGAAGCAGAGCCTGAGG TTTTAAAACCAGCTCCAGAAGCAGAGCCAGTTCCAGAACCAGCTCTAGTGCCCTGTTCAACAGAAGATCCTGAACTAGAGCCAGCATCCATTCCAGAGCCAGAGCCAACTCTACCACCAGCTGTAACACCTAACACAGCTCCAGAGCTAGAGTCAGCTCTGGCGTCAATTCTAACACCCATTTTGACCCTGGAGCCTGAGTCAATTCTACCACCAGCTCCAGAACTAGAATCGACTCTGGTGTCAGCTCTGGAGCTAGACTCAACACCAGCTCCAATATCAGCTTCAGAGCTAGAGCCAGCTCTATCACAAACTCTAGAGCTAGAGCCAACTCCTACCCCAGAGCCTCCCTGGCCTTCACCTGTGACTGCAGAGAATGGACTGACCGAAGAGAAGCTGCACCTCTTGTCATTCCCTCCAGACCTGGTAGCAGAGCAGTTCACCCTGATGGATGCG GAGCTGTTCAAGAAGGTGGTACCCTACCACTGTTTGGGCTCCATTTGGTCCCAGCGTGACAAGAAAGGCAAAGAGCACCTGGCACCCACTGTCCGTGCTACTGTCACCCAGTTCAACAGTGTGGCCAACTGTGTCATCACCACCTGCCTGGGAGACCGCAGTGTGACGGCCCGGGACAGGGCCAGAGTGGTAGAACACTGGATCGAGGTGGCCAGG GAGTGCCGAGTTCTGAAAAACTTCTCGTCCCTCTATGCCATCCTCTCAGCTCTGCAGAGCAACTCCATCCACCGCCTGAAGAAGACCTGGGAAGAGGTCTCCAG GGACAGTTTTCGGATCTTTCAGAAGCTGTCAGAGATTTTCTCGGATGAGAACAATTACTCCCTGAGCAGAGAGCTGCTCATCAAG gaaggcACATCCAAATTTGCCACCCTGGAGATGAATCCCAAGAGAGCCCAAAAGCGGCCAAAGGAAACG GGTGTCATCCAGGGCACCATCCCCTACCTGGGCACATTTCTCACAGACCTGGTGATGCTGGACACAGCAATGAAGGACTATCTGTAT GGAAGACTGATCAACtttgagaagaggaggaag GAATTTGAGGTGATCGCCCAGATCAAGCTGTTGCAATCCGCCTGCAATAACTATAGCATTGCACCTGAGGAGCATTTTGTGGCCTGGTTCCGCGCCATGGAACGACTCAGTGAGACTAAGAG CTACAACCTGTCTTGTGAGCTGGAGCCCCCCTCAGAGTCAGCCAGCAACACCCTCAAGGTGAAGAAGAACACGGCCATTGTCAAGCGCTGGAGCGA CCGCCAGGCCCCCAGCACAGAGCTCAGTACCAGTGGCAGCTCCCACTCCAAGTCCTGTGACCAGCTCAGGTGTGGCCCCTACCTCAGCAGCGGGGACATCGCTGATGCGCTCAGCGTGCACTCTGCTGGCTCCTCCAGCTCAGACGTGGAGGAGATCAACATGAGCTTTGTCCCCGAGTCCCCAGATGCCCaggagaagaag TTCTGGGAGTCAACCTCCCAGTCATCCCCGGAGACCTCCGGCATCAGCTCAGCCTCCAGCAGCACCTCCTCCTCTTCAGCTTCCACCACCCCCGTGGCCTCCACACGTACCCATAAGCGCTCCGTCTCTGGGGTCTGCAACTACAGCTCCTCACTGCCGCTCTACAACCAGCAGGTCGGTGACTGCTGCATCATTCGCGTCAGCCTGGATGTGGACAATGGCAACATGTACAAGAGCATCCTG GTCACCAGCCAAGATAAAGCTCCGACTGTCATCCGCAAGGCCATGGACAAACACAATCTGGATGAGGATGAGCCTGAAGACTATGAGCTCGTGCAGATCATTTCAGAAGATAGAA AACTGAAGATCCCTGATAATGCCAACGTGTTCTATGCCATGAACTCTGCAGCCAACTATGACTTTGTCCTGAGGAAGAGGACAGCCTTCACCAAAGGGGCAAAGGTCAGGCACGGAGCCAGCTCAACTCTCCCTCGCATGAAGCAGAAGGGCCTTAAGATTGCTAAGGGCATCTTCTAG
- the RALGDS gene encoding ral guanine nucleotide dissociation stimulator isoform X3, with the protein MVQRMWAEAAGPAGGAEPLFVGSRRSRSVWDAVRLEVGSPDSCPVVLHSFTQFDPDLQRLESSTQEISEELVNGVIYSISLRKVQVHHGANKGQRWLGCENESGLSLYETCKVRTVKAGTLEKLVEHLVPAFQGSDLSYVTIFLCTYRTFTTTQQVLDLLFKRYGCILPYSSEDGGPQDQLKNAISSILGTWLDQYSEDFCQPPDFPCLKQLVAYVQLNMPGSDLERRAHLLLAQLEHAELTEAEPEVLKPAPEAEPVPEPALVPCSTEDPELEPASIPEPEPTLPPAVTPNTAPELESALASILTPILTLEPESILPPAPELESTLVSALELDSTPAPISASELEPALSQTLELEPTPTPEPPWPSPVTAENGLTEEKLHLLSFPPDLVAEQFTLMDAELFKKVVPYHCLGSIWSQRDKKGKEHLAPTVRATVTQFNSVANCVITTCLGDRSVTARDRARVVEHWIEVARECRVLKNFSSLYAILSALQSNSIHRLKKTWEEVSRDSFRIFQKLSEIFSDENNYSLSRELLIKEGTSKFATLEMNPKRAQKRPKETGVIQGTIPYLGTFLTDLVMLDTAMKDYLYGRLINFEKRRKEFEVIAQIKLLQSACNNYSIAPEEHFVAWFRAMERLSETKSYNLSCELEPPSESASNTLKVKKNTAIVKRWSDRQAPSTELSTSGSSHSKSCDQLRCGPYLSSGDIADALSVHSAGSSSSDVEEINMSFVPESPDAQEKKFWESTSQSSPETSGISSASSSTSSSSASTTPVASTRTHKRSVSGVCNYSSSLPLYNQQVGDCCIIRVSLDVDNGNMYKSILVTSQDKAPTVIRKAMDKHNLDEDEPEDYELVQIISEDRKLKIPDNANVFYAMNSAANYDFVLRKRTAFTKGAKVRHGASSTLPRMKQKGLKIAKGIF; encoded by the exons ATGGTGCAGCGCATGTGGGCCGAGGCGGCCGGGCCTGCGGGCGGCGCCGAGCCTCTGTTTGTGGGCTCCCGGCGGAGCCGCAGCGTATGGGACGCCGTGCGCCTGGAGGTGGGCAGCCCCGACAGCTGCCCGGTGGTGCtgcacagcttcacacagtttGATCCAGACCTGCAGCGCCTGGAG AGCTCCACACAGGAGATCAGCGAGGAGTTGGTCAACGGGGTGATCTACTCCATCTCTCTGCGGAAGGTGCAGGTGCACCATGGCGCCAACAAAGGCCAACGCTGGCTTGGG TGTGAGAACGAGTCTGGCCTGAGCCTGTATGAGACCTGCAAGGTGCGCACCGTGAAGGCGGGCACCCTGGAGAagctggtggagcacctggtgcCCGCCTTCCAGGGCAGTGACCTCTCCTATGTCACCATCTTCCTGTGCACCTACCGGACCTTCACCACCACTCAACAAGTCCTGGACCTCCTGTTCAAGAG ATACGGATGCATCCTGCCTTACTCCAGCGAGGATGGTGGCCCTCAGGACCAACTGAAGAA tGCCATCTCTTCCATCCTGGGCACCTGGCTGGACCAGTACTCGGAGGACTTCTGTCAGCCCCCAGACTTTCCCTGCCTCAAGCAGCTGGTGGCCTATGTGCAGCTCAACATGCCCGGCTCTGACCTGGAGCGCCGTGCCCACCTTCTCCTGGCCCAGTTGGAACACGCAGAGCTTACTGAAGCAGAGCCTGAGG TTTTAAAACCAGCTCCAGAAGCAGAGCCAGTTCCAGAACCAGCTCTAGTGCCCTGTTCAACAGAAGATCCTGAACTAGAGCCAGCATCCATTCCAGAGCCAGAGCCAACTCTACCACCAGCTGTAACACCTAACACAGCTCCAGAGCTAGAGTCAGCTCTGGCGTCAATTCTAACACCCATTTTGACCCTGGAGCCTGAGTCAATTCTACCACCAGCTCCAGAACTAGAATCGACTCTGGTGTCAGCTCTGGAGCTAGACTCAACACCAGCTCCAATATCAGCTTCAGAGCTAGAGCCAGCTCTATCACAAACTCTAGAGCTAGAGCCAACTCCTACCCCAGAGCCTCCCTGGCCTTCACCTGTGACTGCAGAGAATGGACTGACCGAAGAGAAGCTGCACCTCTTGTCATTCCCTCCAGACCTGGTAGCAGAGCAGTTCACCCTGATGGATGCG GAGCTGTTCAAGAAGGTGGTACCCTACCACTGTTTGGGCTCCATTTGGTCCCAGCGTGACAAGAAAGGCAAAGAGCACCTGGCACCCACTGTCCGTGCTACTGTCACCCAGTTCAACAGTGTGGCCAACTGTGTCATCACCACCTGCCTGGGAGACCGCAGTGTGACGGCCCGGGACAGGGCCAGAGTGGTAGAACACTGGATCGAGGTGGCCAGG GAGTGCCGAGTTCTGAAAAACTTCTCGTCCCTCTATGCCATCCTCTCAGCTCTGCAGAGCAACTCCATCCACCGCCTGAAGAAGACCTGGGAAGAGGTCTCCAG GGACAGTTTTCGGATCTTTCAGAAGCTGTCAGAGATTTTCTCGGATGAGAACAATTACTCCCTGAGCAGAGAGCTGCTCATCAAG gaaggcACATCCAAATTTGCCACCCTGGAGATGAATCCCAAGAGAGCCCAAAAGCGGCCAAAGGAAACG GGTGTCATCCAGGGCACCATCCCCTACCTGGGCACATTTCTCACAGACCTGGTGATGCTGGACACAGCAATGAAGGACTATCTGTAT GGAAGACTGATCAACtttgagaagaggaggaag GAATTTGAGGTGATCGCCCAGATCAAGCTGTTGCAATCCGCCTGCAATAACTATAGCATTGCACCTGAGGAGCATTTTGTGGCCTGGTTCCGCGCCATGGAACGACTCAGTGAGACTAAGAG CTACAACCTGTCTTGTGAGCTGGAGCCCCCCTCAGAGTCAGCCAGCAACACCCTCAAGGTGAAGAAGAACACGGCCATTGTCAAGCGCTGGAGCGA CCGCCAGGCCCCCAGCACAGAGCTCAGTACCAGTGGCAGCTCCCACTCCAAGTCCTGTGACCAGCTCAGGTGTGGCCCCTACCTCAGCAGCGGGGACATCGCTGATGCGCTCAGCGTGCACTCTGCTGGCTCCTCCAGCTCAGACGTGGAGGAGATCAACATGAGCTTTGTCCCCGAGTCCCCAGATGCCCaggagaagaag TTCTGGGAGTCAACCTCCCAGTCATCCCCGGAGACCTCCGGCATCAGCTCAGCCTCCAGCAGCACCTCCTCCTCTTCAGCTTCCACCACCCCCGTGGCCTCCACACGTACCCATAAGCGCTCCGTCTCTGGGGTCTGCAACTACAGCTCCTCACTGCCGCTCTACAACCAGCAGGTCGGTGACTGCTGCATCATTCGCGTCAGCCTGGATGTGGACAATGGCAACATGTACAAGAGCATCCTG GTCACCAGCCAAGATAAAGCTCCGACTGTCATCCGCAAGGCCATGGACAAACACAATCTGGATGAGGATGAGCCTGAAGACTATGAGCTCGTGCAGATCATTTCAGAAGATAGAA AACTGAAGATCCCTGATAATGCCAACGTGTTCTATGCCATGAACTCTGCAGCCAACTATGACTTTGTCCTGAGGAAGAGGACAGCCTTCACCAAAGGGGCAAAGGTCAGGCACGGAGCCAGCTCAACTCTCCCTCGCATGAAGCAGAAGGGCCTTAAGATTGCTAAGGGCATCTTCTAG
- the RALGDS gene encoding ral guanine nucleotide dissociation stimulator isoform X2, translating into MAREARPSVPRERRSWVFFACVSVVTAKRWALALRALPRSPAPQLSPLLTPTTESSTQEISEELVNGVIYSISLRKVQVHHGANKGQRWLGCENESGLSLYETCKVRTVKAGTLEKLVEHLVPAFQGSDLSYVTIFLCTYRTFTTTQQVLDLLFKRYGRCDALTASSRYGCILPYSSEDGGPQDQLKNAISSILGTWLDQYSEDFCQPPDFPCLKQLVAYVQLNMPGSDLERRAHLLLAQLEHAELTEAEPEVLKPAPEAEPVPEPALVPCSTEDPELEPASIPEPEPTLPPAVTPNTAPELESALASILTPILTLEPESILPPAPELESTLVSALELDSTPAPISASELEPALSQTLELEPTPTPEPPWPSPVTAENGLTEEKLHLLSFPPDLVAEQFTLMDAELFKKVVPYHCLGSIWSQRDKKGKEHLAPTVRATVTQFNSVANCVITTCLGDRSVTARDRARVVEHWIEVARECRVLKNFSSLYAILSALQSNSIHRLKKTWEEVSRDSFRIFQKLSEIFSDENNYSLSRELLIKEGTSKFATLEMNPKRAQKRPKETGVIQGTIPYLGTFLTDLVMLDTAMKDYLYGRLINFEKRRKEFEVIAQIKLLQSACNNYSIAPEEHFVAWFRAMERLSETKSYNLSCELEPPSESASNTLKVKKNTAIVKRWSDRQAPSTELSTSGSSHSKSCDQLRCGPYLSSGDIADALSVHSAGSSSSDVEEINMSFVPESPDAQEKKFWESTSQSSPETSGISSASSSTSSSSASTTPVASTRTHKRSVSGVCNYSSSLPLYNQQVGDCCIIRVSLDVDNGNMYKSILVTSQDKAPTVIRKAMDKHNLDEDEPEDYELVQIISEDRKLKIPDNANVFYAMNSAANYDFVLRKRTAFTKGAKVRHGASSTLPRMKQKGLKIAKGIF; encoded by the exons AGCTCCACACAGGAGATCAGCGAGGAGTTGGTCAACGGGGTGATCTACTCCATCTCTCTGCGGAAGGTGCAGGTGCACCATGGCGCCAACAAAGGCCAACGCTGGCTTGGG TGTGAGAACGAGTCTGGCCTGAGCCTGTATGAGACCTGCAAGGTGCGCACCGTGAAGGCGGGCACCCTGGAGAagctggtggagcacctggtgcCCGCCTTCCAGGGCAGTGACCTCTCCTATGTCACCATCTTCCTGTGCACCTACCGGACCTTCACCACCACTCAACAAGTCCTGGACCTCCTGTTCAAGAG GTATGGTAGATGTGACGCCCTCACGGCCTCCTCTAGATACGGATGCATCCTGCCTTACTCCAGCGAGGATGGTGGCCCTCAGGACCAACTGAAGAA tGCCATCTCTTCCATCCTGGGCACCTGGCTGGACCAGTACTCGGAGGACTTCTGTCAGCCCCCAGACTTTCCCTGCCTCAAGCAGCTGGTGGCCTATGTGCAGCTCAACATGCCCGGCTCTGACCTGGAGCGCCGTGCCCACCTTCTCCTGGCCCAGTTGGAACACGCAGAGCTTACTGAAGCAGAGCCTGAGG TTTTAAAACCAGCTCCAGAAGCAGAGCCAGTTCCAGAACCAGCTCTAGTGCCCTGTTCAACAGAAGATCCTGAACTAGAGCCAGCATCCATTCCAGAGCCAGAGCCAACTCTACCACCAGCTGTAACACCTAACACAGCTCCAGAGCTAGAGTCAGCTCTGGCGTCAATTCTAACACCCATTTTGACCCTGGAGCCTGAGTCAATTCTACCACCAGCTCCAGAACTAGAATCGACTCTGGTGTCAGCTCTGGAGCTAGACTCAACACCAGCTCCAATATCAGCTTCAGAGCTAGAGCCAGCTCTATCACAAACTCTAGAGCTAGAGCCAACTCCTACCCCAGAGCCTCCCTGGCCTTCACCTGTGACTGCAGAGAATGGACTGACCGAAGAGAAGCTGCACCTCTTGTCATTCCCTCCAGACCTGGTAGCAGAGCAGTTCACCCTGATGGATGCG GAGCTGTTCAAGAAGGTGGTACCCTACCACTGTTTGGGCTCCATTTGGTCCCAGCGTGACAAGAAAGGCAAAGAGCACCTGGCACCCACTGTCCGTGCTACTGTCACCCAGTTCAACAGTGTGGCCAACTGTGTCATCACCACCTGCCTGGGAGACCGCAGTGTGACGGCCCGGGACAGGGCCAGAGTGGTAGAACACTGGATCGAGGTGGCCAGG GAGTGCCGAGTTCTGAAAAACTTCTCGTCCCTCTATGCCATCCTCTCAGCTCTGCAGAGCAACTCCATCCACCGCCTGAAGAAGACCTGGGAAGAGGTCTCCAG GGACAGTTTTCGGATCTTTCAGAAGCTGTCAGAGATTTTCTCGGATGAGAACAATTACTCCCTGAGCAGAGAGCTGCTCATCAAG gaaggcACATCCAAATTTGCCACCCTGGAGATGAATCCCAAGAGAGCCCAAAAGCGGCCAAAGGAAACG GGTGTCATCCAGGGCACCATCCCCTACCTGGGCACATTTCTCACAGACCTGGTGATGCTGGACACAGCAATGAAGGACTATCTGTAT GGAAGACTGATCAACtttgagaagaggaggaag GAATTTGAGGTGATCGCCCAGATCAAGCTGTTGCAATCCGCCTGCAATAACTATAGCATTGCACCTGAGGAGCATTTTGTGGCCTGGTTCCGCGCCATGGAACGACTCAGTGAGACTAAGAG CTACAACCTGTCTTGTGAGCTGGAGCCCCCCTCAGAGTCAGCCAGCAACACCCTCAAGGTGAAGAAGAACACGGCCATTGTCAAGCGCTGGAGCGA CCGCCAGGCCCCCAGCACAGAGCTCAGTACCAGTGGCAGCTCCCACTCCAAGTCCTGTGACCAGCTCAGGTGTGGCCCCTACCTCAGCAGCGGGGACATCGCTGATGCGCTCAGCGTGCACTCTGCTGGCTCCTCCAGCTCAGACGTGGAGGAGATCAACATGAGCTTTGTCCCCGAGTCCCCAGATGCCCaggagaagaag TTCTGGGAGTCAACCTCCCAGTCATCCCCGGAGACCTCCGGCATCAGCTCAGCCTCCAGCAGCACCTCCTCCTCTTCAGCTTCCACCACCCCCGTGGCCTCCACACGTACCCATAAGCGCTCCGTCTCTGGGGTCTGCAACTACAGCTCCTCACTGCCGCTCTACAACCAGCAGGTCGGTGACTGCTGCATCATTCGCGTCAGCCTGGATGTGGACAATGGCAACATGTACAAGAGCATCCTG GTCACCAGCCAAGATAAAGCTCCGACTGTCATCCGCAAGGCCATGGACAAACACAATCTGGATGAGGATGAGCCTGAAGACTATGAGCTCGTGCAGATCATTTCAGAAGATAGAA AACTGAAGATCCCTGATAATGCCAACGTGTTCTATGCCATGAACTCTGCAGCCAACTATGACTTTGTCCTGAGGAAGAGGACAGCCTTCACCAAAGGGGCAAAGGTCAGGCACGGAGCCAGCTCAACTCTCCCTCGCATGAAGCAGAAGGGCCTTAAGATTGCTAAGGGCATCTTCTAG